The Lysinibacillus pakistanensis genome includes a window with the following:
- a CDS encoding globin-coupled sensor protein, which produces MFHIGNRPKKNTIEISNESSIGVIIQDQERLLQINLINLTRQDLRLIRSLKPYIERNVVEVVAAFYQAVEGVPSLLEVIQKHSSSERLRQTLRHHIIEMFEGRIDEAFVEKRRRVAKMHVKINLYPKWYLAAFQNLEKSLRKIVYELQLSKGDEEKFCEAISKICNLEQQIVLEEYDNYANILMEEHRNSVRAHVKDIIGGISTQLETQSQSTNETVTELIFSAKEVNDYLKDSIKEAKTMQKVSNEGYSKIVLMNEQTGKIHHKTVDMAGMVGDLDKSSSKIKDVVEIVKSISGQTNLLALNSAIEAARAGEHGKGFAVVANEVRKLADQTRHSVEQIADLIKMSNGITNQVVHAIQEIQELVNNSMEQNAESLKAFDAISGSVEGSITNFQNVGRQITELATIIETIGESSEELEKVANRLETTIRDF; this is translated from the coding sequence CTGACTAGACAGGATTTGCGGTTGATTAGGAGTTTAAAGCCTTATATCGAACGCAATGTCGTAGAGGTAGTGGCAGCATTTTATCAAGCTGTAGAAGGTGTGCCATCCTTACTTGAGGTAATTCAAAAGCATAGCTCAAGTGAACGTTTACGCCAAACTTTACGCCATCATATTATAGAAATGTTTGAAGGGCGTATTGATGAAGCCTTTGTGGAGAAGAGAAGACGTGTGGCAAAAATGCATGTAAAGATTAATCTATACCCTAAATGGTATTTAGCTGCCTTTCAAAATCTTGAGAAATCATTAAGAAAAATAGTTTATGAGCTTCAGTTATCAAAGGGCGATGAAGAAAAATTTTGTGAAGCTATTAGTAAAATTTGTAATTTAGAGCAGCAAATAGTTTTAGAGGAATATGATAATTATGCAAATATATTGATGGAAGAGCATCGAAATAGTGTACGCGCACATGTTAAGGATATAATTGGCGGGATCTCAACACAACTAGAAACTCAATCCCAAAGCACGAACGAGACCGTTACGGAACTTATTTTTAGTGCTAAGGAAGTTAATGATTATTTGAAGGACAGTATTAAAGAAGCGAAAACAATGCAAAAAGTATCCAATGAAGGTTATTCCAAAATAGTTTTAATGAATGAGCAAACTGGAAAAATTCATCATAAGACAGTTGATATGGCAGGAATGGTAGGAGATTTAGATAAGTCTTCCTCTAAAATTAAGGATGTTGTCGAAATAGTTAAAAGTATTTCTGGTCAAACAAATTTACTTGCATTGAATTCTGCGATTGAGGCTGCGCGTGCTGGTGAGCATGGAAAAGGTTTTGCTGTTGTTGCAAATGAGGTACGAAAGCTTGCAGATCAAACCAGACATTCAGTGGAGCAAATTGCTGATCTAATAAAAATGTCTAATGGGATAACAAATCAAGTAGTCCATGCAATACAGGAGATTCAAGAGCTAGTGAATAATAGTATGGAACAAAATGCAGAATCTTTAAAAGCATTTGATGCAATATCCGGCTCAGTAGAGGGCTCTATTACCAACTTCCAAAATGTTGGACGACAAATAACAGAATTAGCTACTATTATCGAAACGATTGGTGAATCTTCTGAGGAATTAGAAAAAGTAGCCAATCGATTAGAGACAACAATAAGAGATTTTTAA
- a CDS encoding 2-hydroxyacid dehydrogenase, translated as MKKKLFITRKFPVHIVEPLQEYYEIEQWEEEEAVIPREKLLTAVTDCEVLWVTIEDQVDEELLSHAPNLKLVTNLAVGFNNIDVKAIRKRGIMATNTPGVLTNTTADLVFGLLLATARRIPESERYLREGKWKSWYPMQLVGKDVSGATIGIIGMGRIGQAVARRAKGFDMKILYNNRRRRHEAEEMYGFKYASLEELLKLSDFVVIMTPYNSDTVGLIGAEELALMKDDAVLINASRGGIIDENALYHTLKNGKLWAAGLDVFEQEPIALNHPLLTLPNVVALPHIGSASLETRTAMFMLNVRALTAYGQGKAVSNRID; from the coding sequence ATGAAAAAGAAATTATTTATTACACGTAAGTTCCCTGTGCATATTGTGGAACCATTACAAGAATATTACGAAATCGAACAATGGGAAGAGGAAGAAGCGGTTATACCACGGGAAAAATTATTGACGGCTGTTACCGATTGCGAGGTACTGTGGGTCACTATTGAAGATCAAGTGGATGAAGAATTGTTATCGCACGCACCCAATCTTAAATTAGTAACAAACTTAGCTGTTGGCTTTAATAATATTGATGTTAAAGCAATACGCAAACGTGGCATAATGGCAACTAATACCCCTGGAGTCTTAACTAATACCACAGCAGATTTAGTATTTGGCTTATTGCTTGCAACGGCAAGAAGAATTCCGGAAAGTGAACGATATTTACGTGAGGGTAAATGGAAAAGCTGGTATCCAATGCAATTAGTAGGAAAAGACGTATCTGGCGCTACTATTGGAATTATTGGTATGGGGCGTATTGGTCAGGCGGTGGCGAGACGTGCAAAAGGCTTTGATATGAAGATTTTATATAATAATCGAAGACGTCGTCATGAGGCAGAGGAAATGTATGGATTTAAGTATGCTTCATTAGAGGAGCTATTAAAGCTATCGGATTTTGTTGTCATTATGACGCCATATAATAGTGATACTGTGGGTCTTATCGGGGCAGAGGAGCTTGCCTTAATGAAGGATGACGCAGTGTTAATCAATGCATCACGTGGGGGCATTATTGATGAAAATGCTCTCTATCATACACTGAAAAATGGTAAGCTGTGGGCAGCAGGGTTAGATGTTTTTGAGCAAGAGCCTATTGCACTAAATCATCCGTTATTAACGCTACCAAATGTTGTGGCACTTCCACATATCGGGAGTGCATCGCTCGAGACAAGAACGGCTATGTTTATGCTGAACGTGAGGGCACTTACCGCTTATGGACAGGGCAAGGCTGTTTCGAATAGAATCGATTAA
- a CDS encoding TIGR00266 family protein, translated as MNNHEIDYQIFGDDMQYVEVELDPQETVVAEAGALMMMDDAIHMETIFGDGSKGSQNSGIMGKLLGAGKRLITGESLFMTTFTNAGSGKRHVYFASPYPGKIIPMDLSQLNGKIICQKDAFLAAAKGVSVGVEFQKKIGVGFFGGEGFIMQKLEGDGMAFVHAGGAIHEKTLQPGEVLRVDTGCLVAMTSNVDYNIEMVGGVKTALFGGEGIFFATLKGPGKVWIQSLPFSRLASRVFAAAPISQGGGGQSKGEGGIGGLFDLFNK; from the coding sequence ATGAATAATCATGAAATTGACTACCAAATTTTTGGCGACGACATGCAATACGTAGAAGTTGAGCTTGACCCTCAAGAAACAGTAGTAGCTGAAGCAGGAGCATTAATGATGATGGATGATGCAATCCATATGGAAACAATTTTCGGTGATGGCTCAAAAGGAAGCCAAAATAGTGGCATTATGGGAAAACTACTCGGTGCAGGTAAACGACTTATTACTGGTGAAAGCTTATTTATGACAACATTTACGAATGCTGGTTCAGGCAAACGTCATGTTTATTTCGCTTCTCCGTATCCAGGAAAAATCATCCCAATGGATTTAAGTCAATTAAACGGAAAAATTATTTGTCAAAAGGATGCATTTTTAGCTGCTGCCAAAGGCGTTTCAGTTGGTGTCGAATTCCAGAAAAAAATTGGTGTAGGGTTCTTCGGTGGTGAAGGCTTTATTATGCAAAAGCTCGAAGGTGATGGTATGGCTTTCGTTCATGCAGGTGGAGCTATTCATGAAAAGACTCTACAACCTGGTGAAGTATTACGCGTAGATACAGGATGTTTAGTCGCTATGACATCTAATGTGGACTACAATATCGAAATGGTTGGTGGCGTAAAAACGGCATTATTTGGTGGTGAAGGTATCTTCTTCGCAACTTTAAAGGGGCCCGGTAAAGTATGGATTCAATCATTGCCATTCAGCCGATTAGCAAGTCGTGTCTTCGCAGCAGCCCCAATTTCACAAGGCGGTGGCGGTCAATCTAAAGGTGAAGGCGGAATTGGCGGTTTATTTGATTTATTTAATAAATAA
- a CDS encoding aldehyde dehydrogenase family protein, with product MEIKNFIGGEWVTHSHLQSIAVTNPANGEELATIPRSTVNEVNEAVAFAKQAQKSWALVPAPKRADYLYAIGQKMKEKKEYLATVLTKEMGKVIEEARGEVQEGIDMAYYMAGEGRRLFGETTPSELANKFAMSVRAPIGVVGLITPWNFPVAIATWKSFPAIVAGNTFIWKPSNETPMMAYEMGKIFEEIGLPNGVANIVFGSGPTVGTALIEHPDVKVISFTGSTTTGSKVAELGGRHLKKISLEMGGKNAVIVMDDADLQLATEGILWSAFGTAGQRCTACSRVIVHKDVREELEKRLLDEMQKLTIGNGLDEQVKIGPVINKAALEKINHYVQIGKQEGATLLAGGRILNETPYDKGFYYEPTLFTNVKPNMIIAQEEIFGPVVSIIEVASLEEAIEVNNSVKFGLSSSIFSQNVNTIFRAQRDLDTGIVYVNAGTTGAEIHLPFGGTKGTGNGHRDSGVAALDVYTEWKSIYVDYSGKLQRAQIDTE from the coding sequence TTGGAAATCAAAAACTTTATCGGTGGTGAATGGGTAACACATTCCCATTTACAAAGTATAGCAGTGACTAACCCTGCGAATGGAGAGGAGCTAGCAACTATTCCGCGTTCCACAGTAAATGAGGTAAATGAAGCGGTAGCGTTTGCTAAGCAGGCACAAAAAAGTTGGGCATTAGTACCCGCGCCTAAACGTGCTGATTATTTATATGCAATCGGTCAAAAAATGAAAGAGAAGAAGGAATATTTGGCGACCGTTTTAACGAAAGAGATGGGAAAGGTAATTGAAGAGGCTAGAGGTGAGGTACAAGAAGGGATAGATATGGCTTATTATATGGCTGGTGAGGGTCGAAGATTGTTTGGGGAAACAACACCGTCTGAACTTGCTAATAAATTTGCAATGAGTGTCCGGGCACCTATAGGGGTCGTCGGCTTAATTACTCCTTGGAATTTCCCGGTGGCAATAGCAACATGGAAATCATTCCCTGCCATTGTTGCGGGCAATACATTTATTTGGAAGCCCTCCAATGAGACACCGATGATGGCCTATGAAATGGGTAAAATTTTTGAAGAAATCGGTCTACCGAACGGGGTAGCAAATATTGTATTTGGCAGTGGCCCAACAGTAGGAACAGCCTTAATTGAGCATCCAGATGTTAAGGTCATTTCATTTACTGGCTCAACAACTACAGGAAGTAAAGTAGCGGAGCTGGGAGGAAGGCATCTGAAAAAGATTTCACTAGAGATGGGTGGGAAAAATGCAGTAATTGTTATGGACGATGCTGATTTACAGCTGGCTACAGAAGGGATTTTATGGAGTGCATTTGGCACAGCTGGTCAAAGATGTACAGCATGTAGTCGAGTGATTGTGCATAAAGATGTAAGAGAAGAACTAGAAAAACGTCTATTGGACGAAATGCAAAAGTTAACAATTGGGAACGGCCTAGATGAGCAGGTAAAAATAGGACCAGTAATTAATAAAGCAGCATTAGAAAAAATCAATCACTATGTGCAAATCGGTAAACAAGAAGGAGCGACATTGTTAGCAGGTGGCAGAATATTAAACGAAACACCCTATGATAAAGGATTTTATTATGAGCCAACACTGTTTACTAATGTTAAGCCAAACATGATTATTGCACAGGAGGAAATCTTTGGTCCTGTCGTTTCAATAATCGAAGTAGCAAGTTTAGAGGAAGCGATCGAAGTAAACAATAGCGTGAAATTTGGCTTATCCAGCTCAATTTTCTCACAGAATGTGAATACAATTTTCCGCGCCCAGCGAGATTTAGACACAGGGATTGTTTATGTGAATGCAGGCACAACAGGGGCAGAAATCCATTTACCATTTGGGGGCACGAAAGGTACGGGGAATGGTCACCGTGACTCAGGAGTAGCTGCCTTAGATGTTTATACCGAATGGAAAAGTATTTATGTAGACTATAGCGGTAAATTACAAAGAGCACAAATCGATACAGAGTAA
- a CDS encoding saccharopine dehydrogenase family protein yields MKVVVLGAGLMGKEVARDLIKNNRVERVILGDIDVEVAQDFVNTLNTDKVEVVELHAENDESLMDVISKGDVVVNALFYSFNERVARAAIEAGVHSVDLGGHIGGVTEKILDLHEDAKAKGVTIIPDLGVAPGMVNILAGYGASKLDEVESIKLFVGGIPTEPKPPLHYTRVFSLDGVFDHYTEPSKAIQKGKLKEVPSLSGVEPIYFDDFGVLEAFYTSGGISTLYKTFPNVRTLEYKTIRYKGHAEKFKLLADLGFLDSTNKVEVDNQEVPVRAVVREALKKKLELGTKPDAVLLRVIVAGEKAQQQVTYEYEMVVRKDMTINETAMARATANTISVVAQMIGEGTITKRGVFAPESIVPGDTYIEEMAKRGVVIKETSHKSAMIVKW; encoded by the coding sequence ATGAAGGTTGTTGTATTAGGTGCAGGTTTAATGGGAAAAGAGGTAGCTCGTGATTTAATTAAAAATAATAGAGTAGAACGTGTAATCTTAGGGGACATAGATGTAGAGGTGGCACAGGATTTTGTGAACACGTTAAACACAGATAAGGTTGAGGTAGTGGAGCTTCATGCAGAGAACGATGAATCTTTAATGGATGTCATATCTAAAGGCGATGTGGTCGTAAATGCTCTTTTCTATTCCTTTAATGAACGTGTAGCAAGAGCAGCAATTGAGGCTGGCGTACATTCCGTGGATTTAGGTGGACATATCGGTGGGGTAACGGAAAAAATTTTAGATCTTCATGAAGACGCAAAAGCTAAAGGCGTAACAATTATTCCTGATCTGGGCGTTGCTCCTGGAATGGTCAATATCTTAGCGGGCTATGGTGCATCAAAATTAGATGAAGTCGAATCTATTAAGCTATTTGTAGGAGGTATTCCAACAGAGCCGAAGCCACCTCTTCATTACACGCGAGTATTTTCTTTAGATGGGGTTTTTGATCATTATACAGAGCCTTCAAAAGCCATTCAAAAAGGAAAACTCAAGGAAGTTCCATCTCTATCAGGTGTTGAACCTATTTATTTTGACGATTTTGGTGTGCTAGAGGCATTTTATACATCAGGTGGAATTTCCACGCTGTATAAGACATTCCCAAATGTCCGCACATTAGAGTACAAAACAATTCGTTATAAGGGGCACGCAGAGAAATTTAAGCTGTTAGCTGATTTAGGATTCCTTGATTCTACAAATAAGGTAGAGGTAGATAATCAAGAAGTGCCTGTTCGAGCAGTTGTGCGAGAGGCACTTAAAAAGAAGCTTGAGCTTGGTACAAAACCGGATGCTGTACTGCTGCGCGTCATTGTTGCTGGGGAAAAGGCTCAGCAGCAAGTAACATACGAGTACGAGATGGTCGTTAGAAAAGATATGACAATAAATGAAACAGCTATGGCTCGTGCAACGGCTAATACAATTTCTGTAGTTGCGCAAATGATTGGTGAAGGGACAATTACAAAGCGCGGTGTATTTGCGCCTGAATCAATTGTTCCAGGAGATACGTATATAGAAGAGATGGCAAAACGGGGTGTTGTCATAAAAGAGACATCCCATAAATCTGCAATGATTGTGAAATGGTAG
- a CDS encoding acyl-CoA dehydrogenase family protein has product MNFDFTTEQELLRKTVRQFVDDEIMPNIAKWDAMGGFDAKIWSGLAELGLMGVCVPEKYGGSGMDYNALAIVCEELERGDTAFRTAVSVHTGLNSMTLMQWGTEEQKQQYLVPQAKGVRIGAFGLTEPGAGSDVAAMTTTAVRDGDFYVINGQKTWISLCDIADHFIVFAYTDKSKKHHGISAFIIEQSIAGFTSKAIKGKYGIRAGNTGELFFEDLRVPVENRLGEEGEGFKIAMSALDNGRFTVAAGAVGLIQACLEASVKYCHERETFGKPIGEHQLVGQMIANMEAGYQMSRLLVYRVGELKNKGVRNTRETSLAKWQACDFANKAADDAVQIHGAYGYSDEYPVARYLRNSKAPVIYEGTREIHTIMQADYVLGRRQDKPLGKMLPPWPFNE; this is encoded by the coding sequence ATGAATTTTGACTTTACCACTGAGCAGGAGCTACTACGAAAAACCGTTCGACAATTTGTAGATGATGAAATCATGCCGAATATTGCAAAGTGGGATGCAATGGGAGGCTTTGATGCAAAGATTTGGTCAGGACTTGCTGAGCTTGGCTTAATGGGCGTATGCGTTCCTGAAAAATACGGTGGTAGTGGTATGGATTATAATGCACTTGCTATTGTTTGTGAGGAACTCGAGCGAGGAGATACGGCATTCCGAACAGCAGTTTCAGTTCATACGGGCTTGAATAGTATGACCTTAATGCAATGGGGGACAGAGGAGCAGAAGCAACAATACCTTGTTCCACAGGCAAAGGGTGTTCGAATTGGGGCATTTGGTCTAACAGAGCCTGGAGCTGGTTCAGATGTAGCGGCCATGACTACGACTGCTGTACGAGATGGAGATTTTTATGTTATAAATGGGCAAAAAACATGGATCTCCTTATGTGATATAGCTGATCATTTTATTGTTTTTGCCTATACAGATAAATCGAAGAAACATCACGGTATTAGTGCATTTATTATAGAGCAATCAATTGCTGGCTTTACCTCAAAGGCTATTAAGGGGAAATACGGTATTCGTGCTGGTAATACTGGTGAGCTCTTTTTTGAAGATTTACGTGTACCAGTAGAGAATCGACTAGGAGAAGAGGGCGAGGGCTTTAAAATTGCCATGTCTGCTCTTGATAATGGTCGTTTCACCGTAGCTGCTGGTGCTGTGGGACTCATTCAAGCATGCCTTGAGGCAAGTGTGAAATATTGTCATGAACGTGAAACATTTGGCAAGCCTATTGGTGAACATCAGCTAGTAGGACAAATGATTGCCAACATGGAGGCAGGCTATCAAATGAGTCGTCTACTTGTCTATCGTGTTGGTGAACTAAAAAACAAAGGTGTTCGAAATACGAGAGAGACGTCTCTTGCAAAATGGCAGGCCTGTGATTTTGCTAACAAAGCAGCAGATGACGCAGTGCAAATTCATGGTGCCTATGGTTATTCAGATGAATATCCAGTTGCGCGTTATTTGCGTAACTCTAAAGCACCTGTTATTTATGAAGGCACACGTGAAATTCATACTATTATGCAGGCTGATTATGTATTAGGGAGACGTCAGGATAAACCTTTAGGTAAAATGCTACCACCCTGGCCTTTTAATGAATAA